A region from the Acuticoccus sediminis genome encodes:
- a CDS encoding FUSC family protein has translation MSETAPSPPTHLPARRLDAARHLLQPRHLRGSFALQRQPSMRNAMLAGAQAAVTVAIALPLAYLSPWPHLIGYASLGALVALFGRFSPERRRNGIVFICAVCQTLAVLVMSTAVWAGLPETGQLVLLALSCGVFFFVAVTAQVGPPGALIFVFAVGASMHDVGSFQVVLERTAAVAVVATLAWAICAATEALRHHPTAERPLPVDPVPPVADRFVAALRISAGAGLAVFACHAIGAPHPAWAAMGAHAVMQGAHLHINMHRALQRMTGTVLGALIAWAVLSQAPSLWVVVAALVLLQFLTEVIIGSNYGLGQILVTPMALLMTHLAAPHIAGAEMAPERVLDTVLGASIGMVVAVLLSSLEDRHRLARHVLAT, from the coding sequence ATGAGCGAGACCGCACCGTCGCCGCCGACCCACCTGCCAGCGCGCCGCCTCGACGCCGCGCGCCACCTGCTGCAGCCGCGTCACCTGCGCGGCAGCTTCGCGCTGCAGCGGCAGCCGTCCATGCGCAACGCCATGCTGGCGGGTGCGCAGGCCGCCGTCACCGTCGCGATCGCGCTCCCGCTGGCGTACCTCTCACCGTGGCCGCACCTGATCGGTTATGCGTCGCTGGGCGCGCTGGTGGCGCTCTTCGGCCGGTTCTCGCCGGAGCGGCGCCGGAACGGCATCGTCTTCATCTGCGCGGTCTGCCAGACGCTCGCCGTCCTCGTCATGTCCACCGCCGTCTGGGCCGGCTTGCCCGAGACGGGGCAGCTCGTCCTTCTGGCGCTCTCGTGCGGCGTGTTCTTCTTCGTCGCCGTGACCGCGCAGGTCGGTCCGCCGGGCGCGCTGATCTTCGTCTTCGCGGTCGGGGCGTCGATGCACGACGTGGGGAGCTTTCAGGTGGTGCTGGAGCGGACCGCCGCAGTGGCGGTTGTTGCGACGCTCGCCTGGGCGATCTGCGCGGCCACAGAGGCGCTGCGACACCACCCGACCGCGGAGCGGCCGCTGCCGGTCGACCCCGTGCCGCCCGTCGCCGACCGGTTCGTGGCGGCGCTCAGGATCTCGGCCGGCGCCGGTCTCGCCGTGTTCGCGTGCCACGCCATCGGCGCGCCCCATCCCGCCTGGGCGGCGATGGGTGCCCATGCCGTGATGCAGGGCGCGCACCTTCACATCAACATGCATCGCGCGCTGCAGCGCATGACCGGCACGGTCCTCGGCGCGCTGATCGCCTGGGCAGTCCTCAGCCAGGCGCCGTCGCTCTGGGTCGTGGTCGCCGCGCTGGTGCTGCTCCAGTTCCTGACCGAGGTGATCATCGGCTCGAACTACGGCCTCGGTCAGATCCTCGTCACGCCGATGGCGCTGCTGATGACCCACCTCGCCGCGCCCCACATCGCGGGCGCCGAGATGGCACCGGAACGGGTGCTCGACACTGTCCTCGGCGCCTCCATCGGCATGGTCGTCGCCGTGCTGCTGTCGTCGCTGGAAGACAGGCACCGCCTCGCCCGGCACGTCCTCGCGACCTGA
- a CDS encoding DeoR/GlpR family DNA-binding transcription regulator, with amino-acid sequence MRQDGIVALAREHGRVTVDDLAAHFDVTPQTIRRDLNELAARQILQRVHGGAVFSTGVANLEYEKRRQVAAGEKAAIGRAAAALIPDGASLFVNIGTTTEAVSEALLSHDALMVITNNINVANRMRLHPKFEVVIAGGVVRGSDGGIVGEAASDFIRQFKVDYAVIGASAIDADGALLDYDFREVRVAQAIIANARHVILVSDASKYERAAPVRIGHISQVATFVTDRAPPALASVCHAHDVRLIETGKA; translated from the coding sequence ATGCGCCAGGACGGGATCGTCGCCCTTGCCCGCGAGCATGGCCGCGTCACCGTCGACGACCTCGCCGCGCACTTCGACGTCACCCCCCAGACCATCCGCCGGGACCTCAACGAGCTGGCCGCGCGCCAGATCCTGCAGCGGGTCCATGGTGGCGCCGTGTTCTCGACCGGCGTCGCCAACCTCGAGTACGAGAAGCGGCGGCAGGTGGCGGCGGGGGAGAAGGCCGCCATCGGCCGGGCGGCGGCGGCGCTCATCCCGGACGGCGCCTCGCTCTTCGTCAATATCGGCACCACGACGGAGGCGGTCTCCGAGGCGCTCCTGTCGCACGACGCGTTAATGGTGATCACCAACAACATCAACGTCGCCAACCGGATGCGGCTCCACCCCAAGTTCGAGGTGGTGATCGCCGGCGGGGTGGTGCGCGGATCGGACGGCGGCATCGTCGGGGAGGCGGCGAGCGACTTCATCCGCCAGTTCAAGGTCGACTACGCCGTCATCGGCGCCTCGGCGATCGACGCCGACGGCGCGCTGCTCGACTACGATTTCCGCGAGGTGCGCGTCGCGCAGGCGATCATCGCCAACGCCCGGCACGTGATCCTCGTCAGCGACGCCTCGAAGTACGAGCGGGCGGCGCCCGTTCGGATCGGGCACATCAGCCAGGTGGCGACCTTCGTCACCGACCGCGCCCCGCCCGCGCTCGCCTCGGTGTGCCACGCCCACGACGTCCGCCTGATCGAGACCGGCAAGGCCTGA
- a CDS encoding ferredoxin--NADP reductase — MAAIPTETVLSTHHYTPDLFAFKTTRPSSFRFRSGEFAMLGLMADGKPLLRAYSIASPNWADELEFYSIKVPNGPLTSRLQHIKPGDEILLKPKATGTLVHDALLPGRNLWLVSSGTGIAPFTSIARDPETYERFERVILVQTCRQMAELQYGIDIVDQIRRDEMLSEIVGDRLAHVATVTREEPGPNTLEGRCTDLIRSGELFEATKTTPWSPEYDRVMICGSTAMLNDTRTLCEEAGLEEGSNSQPGRYVVEKAFVG, encoded by the coding sequence ATGGCAGCGATCCCGACGGAAACCGTCCTTTCGACACACCACTACACCCCCGATCTTTTCGCCTTCAAAACCACCCGTCCGTCCTCCTTCCGGTTCCGCTCCGGCGAGTTCGCGATGTTGGGGCTGATGGCGGACGGCAAGCCGCTGCTGCGGGCCTACTCAATCGCCTCGCCCAACTGGGCGGACGAGCTGGAGTTCTACTCCATCAAGGTGCCGAACGGTCCGCTGACCTCGCGTCTGCAGCACATCAAGCCGGGGGACGAGATCCTCCTGAAGCCGAAGGCGACGGGGACCCTCGTTCACGACGCGCTGCTGCCGGGGCGGAACCTTTGGCTCGTCTCGTCGGGCACCGGCATCGCGCCGTTCACCTCGATCGCGCGTGACCCGGAGACCTACGAGCGCTTCGAACGGGTCATCCTGGTGCAGACGTGCCGGCAGATGGCGGAGCTGCAGTACGGGATCGACATCGTCGACCAGATCCGCCGCGACGAGATGCTGTCGGAGATCGTCGGCGACCGGCTGGCGCACGTCGCGACGGTGACGCGCGAGGAGCCCGGGCCGAACACGCTCGAAGGCCGCTGTACGGACCTCATCCGCTCCGGCGAGCTGTTCGAAGCCACCAAAACGACGCCGTGGTCGCCCGAGTACGACCGCGTGATGATCTGCGGCTCGACCGCGATGCTCAACGACACCCGCACGCTGTGCGAGGAGGCTGGGCTCGAGGAAGGGTCGAACTCCCAACCCGGACGATACGTCGTCGAAAAGGCGTTCGTGGGCTAG
- the glpD gene encoding glycerol-3-phosphate dehydrogenase has translation MDQHDTFDILVIGGGINGCGIARDMIGRGYSVMLAEKVDFASGTSSWSTKLIHGGLRYLEHYEFRLVREALIEREVLWAMAPHIIRPLRFVLPHHEGLRPTWMLRLGLFAYDHLGGRKLLPPTRTLDLAHDEAGAPLKPEFVKGFEYSDCWVDDARFVVLNARDAADRGAVIRTRTEVTEARPDGDAWRVTLRGADGATRELRARCLVNAAGPWVDHVLGETFGRNDAHNVRLVQGSHIVVKKLYDHDKAYIFQNADGRIIFAIPYEGAFTLIGTTDRDFEGDPRDAKITDEEVGYLVEAASEYFRTPVEREDIVWTYSGVRPLFDDGASKAQEATRDYVLRTEGGHGKPALLNVFGGKLTTYRRLAESAAERIATMIGAKGGSWTARAPLPGGEMPISVAQSFANRLCSTYPWLDPSLAARLSRLYGVRAQDILRGAESADDLGRSFGAGLTEREVRHLVDTEWAITAEDILWRRTKLGLFVTKDEASALDSYLKDVTGHAAHAA, from the coding sequence GTGGATCAACACGACACCTTCGACATCCTGGTCATCGGCGGCGGCATCAATGGCTGCGGCATCGCGCGCGACATGATCGGGCGCGGCTACTCCGTCATGCTGGCCGAGAAGGTGGACTTCGCCTCCGGCACCTCCTCCTGGTCGACGAAGCTGATCCACGGCGGTCTGCGCTATCTCGAACACTACGAGTTTCGCCTCGTGCGCGAGGCGCTGATCGAGCGCGAAGTGCTCTGGGCGATGGCCCCGCACATCATTCGCCCGCTCCGGTTCGTGCTGCCGCATCACGAGGGGCTCCGCCCGACGTGGATGCTGCGCCTCGGCCTCTTCGCCTACGACCACCTCGGTGGCCGCAAGCTCCTGCCGCCGACGCGCACGCTCGACCTCGCCCACGACGAGGCCGGTGCGCCGCTGAAGCCCGAGTTCGTCAAGGGTTTCGAGTATTCGGACTGCTGGGTGGACGACGCTCGCTTCGTCGTCCTCAACGCGCGCGACGCGGCCGACCGCGGCGCCGTCATCCGCACCCGCACCGAGGTCACCGAGGCCCGCCCGGACGGCGACGCCTGGCGCGTCACGCTGCGCGGGGCCGACGGGGCGACGCGCGAGTTGCGGGCCCGTTGCCTCGTCAATGCCGCCGGCCCCTGGGTGGACCATGTCCTAGGCGAGACGTTCGGGCGGAACGACGCTCACAACGTCCGGCTCGTCCAGGGCAGCCACATCGTCGTGAAGAAGCTCTACGACCACGACAAGGCGTACATCTTCCAGAACGCCGACGGGCGGATCATCTTCGCGATCCCGTACGAGGGCGCCTTCACGCTCATCGGCACCACCGACCGGGACTTCGAGGGCGACCCGCGCGACGCGAAGATCACCGACGAGGAAGTCGGCTACCTGGTCGAGGCGGCGAGCGAGTACTTCCGGACGCCGGTCGAGCGCGAGGACATCGTCTGGACCTACTCCGGCGTGCGCCCGCTCTTCGACGACGGGGCGTCCAAGGCGCAGGAGGCGACGCGGGACTATGTGCTGCGGACCGAGGGCGGGCACGGCAAGCCGGCGCTCCTCAACGTCTTCGGCGGCAAGCTGACGACCTACCGCCGCCTCGCCGAGTCGGCGGCCGAGCGGATCGCGACGATGATCGGCGCGAAGGGCGGCAGCTGGACCGCGAGGGCGCCTCTTCCGGGCGGCGAGATGCCAATCAGCGTCGCCCAGTCGTTCGCCAACCGGCTCTGTTCGACGTATCCTTGGCTCGATCCGTCGCTCGCGGCGCGGCTGTCGCGGCTTTATGGCGTGCGCGCGCAGGACATTCTGCGCGGAGCCGAAAGCGCCGACGATCTCGGCCGCTCGTTCGGGGCCGGGCTCACGGAGCGCGAAGTGCGCCATCTGGTCGACACCGAATGGGCGATCACGGCCGAAGACATCCTGTGGCGTCGGACCAAGCTGGGGCTCTTCGTGACGAAGGACGAGGCGAGCGCCCTCGACAGCTACCTCAAGGATGTGACGGGGCACGCCGCGCACGCCGCCTGA
- a CDS encoding Lrp/AsnC family transcriptional regulator: MDDLDRRILSILQKDATLPVERVAAMVHSSKSPVWNRIRKLREAGIIDRQVAILDAEKVGRAEVFFVMVKTSSHSRAWLERFAAAIADMGEVQEAHRLAGEIDYLLKVRVTDTRAFDSFYKRLVAEVELFSVTSLLSMETLKETTEIPLTEEDVDTPE; encoded by the coding sequence ATGGACGATCTGGATCGTAGAATCCTCTCCATCCTGCAGAAGGACGCGACACTGCCCGTTGAGCGTGTGGCCGCGATGGTCCACTCGTCCAAGTCGCCGGTCTGGAACCGAATCCGGAAATTGCGCGAGGCCGGGATCATCGACCGGCAGGTCGCGATCCTCGACGCCGAGAAGGTCGGCCGCGCGGAGGTCTTCTTCGTCATGGTCAAGACGTCGAGCCACTCGCGCGCCTGGCTGGAACGCTTCGCGGCCGCCATCGCCGACATGGGCGAGGTTCAGGAGGCGCACCGCCTGGCGGGGGAGATCGACTACCTCCTCAAGGTCCGCGTGACGGACACCCGCGCGTTCGACTCCTTCTATAAGCGGCTGGTGGCCGAGGTGGAGCTCTTCAGCGTTACATCGCTCCTCTCCATGGAGACGCTCAAGGAGACGACGGAGATTCCGCTGACGGAGGAGGACGTCGACACCCCGGAGTAG
- a CDS encoding nitrite/sulfite reductase, with the protein MYQYDGYDQAFVAARAAEFRDQVARRLAGQLSEDEFKPLRLKNGLYLQLHAYMLRIAIPYGVLSANQMRTLAHLADNYDRGYGHFTTRQNLQFNWTQLKDVPDMLDILADAGMHALQTSGNCIRNVTTDAYAGVAGDETVDPRATCELLRQWSSAHPEFAFLPRKFKIAVIGAAEDRAAMKFHDIGLVAKPTSGSERPTYDVWVGGGQGRTPRVAQLFEENVPFERLLPTLDSMLRVYNLYGRRDNKYKARIKILVAELGLEEYRREVYEDRDGRDLSAFDVAGEEYDRIAAHFDLGQVAPLADPVVEGSGAYAEWLGQNVMAHKVPGYAAVSVSFKAEGAIPGDATGEDMRVLADIADRFSHSELRITHRQNVVLPFVAKTDLRAVYDTLVEAGLATANVGLSSDIIACPGLDYCALATARSIPVAQALSEQLSAWEAEARSNGEDPSGPTINISGCINACGHHHAANIGILGLNKAEKESYQITLGGRADEHAAVGEILGPGFSAEEVPAVVDRIIATWRAHRAGGESFSDTYTRIGKAVFKAAVYEEPLHVAA; encoded by the coding sequence ATGTACCAATACGACGGATACGATCAGGCGTTCGTCGCCGCCCGCGCGGCCGAGTTCCGCGACCAGGTGGCGCGCCGTCTCGCCGGCCAGCTCTCCGAAGACGAGTTCAAGCCGCTGCGGCTGAAGAACGGCCTTTACCTGCAGCTTCACGCCTACATGCTGCGGATCGCCATCCCCTACGGCGTCCTGTCGGCGAACCAGATGCGCACCCTCGCGCACCTCGCCGACAACTACGACCGGGGCTACGGCCACTTCACGACGCGCCAGAACCTGCAGTTCAACTGGACGCAGCTGAAGGACGTGCCGGACATGCTCGACATTCTGGCCGACGCCGGGATGCACGCGCTGCAGACCTCCGGCAACTGCATCCGCAACGTCACGACCGACGCCTACGCGGGTGTCGCCGGGGACGAGACGGTCGACCCGCGGGCGACGTGCGAGCTGCTGCGCCAGTGGTCGAGCGCGCACCCCGAGTTCGCGTTCCTGCCGCGCAAGTTCAAGATCGCCGTGATCGGCGCCGCCGAGGACCGCGCGGCGATGAAGTTCCACGACATCGGCCTCGTCGCGAAGCCGACATCGGGCAGCGAACGCCCGACCTACGACGTGTGGGTCGGCGGCGGCCAGGGCCGCACGCCGCGCGTCGCGCAGCTCTTCGAGGAGAACGTGCCGTTCGAGCGTCTCCTGCCGACGCTCGACTCGATGTTGCGCGTCTACAACCTCTACGGCCGGCGCGACAACAAGTACAAGGCGCGGATCAAGATCCTGGTCGCCGAGCTCGGCCTCGAGGAGTACCGCCGCGAGGTCTACGAGGACCGCGACGGGCGTGACCTCTCCGCCTTCGACGTGGCGGGCGAGGAATACGACCGCATCGCCGCGCACTTCGACCTCGGCCAGGTGGCCCCGCTCGCCGACCCGGTGGTCGAGGGATCGGGCGCGTACGCCGAGTGGCTCGGCCAGAACGTGATGGCGCACAAGGTGCCGGGCTACGCGGCGGTCTCCGTCTCGTTCAAGGCCGAGGGCGCGATCCCGGGCGACGCCACGGGCGAGGACATGCGCGTCCTGGCCGACATCGCCGACCGCTTCTCGCACTCCGAGCTGCGGATCACGCACCGGCAGAACGTCGTGCTGCCGTTCGTCGCCAAGACGGACCTGCGCGCCGTGTACGACACGCTGGTCGAGGCGGGACTCGCGACGGCCAACGTGGGCCTCTCGAGCGACATCATCGCCTGCCCGGGCCTCGACTACTGCGCGCTCGCGACCGCCCGCTCCATCCCGGTGGCGCAGGCCCTCTCCGAGCAGCTCTCGGCCTGGGAGGCCGAGGCGCGCTCCAACGGCGAGGACCCGAGCGGCCCGACGATCAACATCTCCGGCTGCATCAACGCGTGCGGCCACCACCACGCCGCCAACATCGGCATCCTCGGCCTCAACAAGGCCGAGAAGGAGAGCTACCAGATCACCCTGGGCGGGCGCGCCGACGAGCACGCCGCCGTGGGCGAGATCCTGGGTCCCGGCTTCTCCGCCGAGGAAGTGCCGGCCGTGGTCGACCGGATCATCGCCACCTGGCGCGCCCACCGCGCCGGCGGCGAGAGCTTCAGCGACACCTACACCAGAATCGGCAAGGCCGTTTTCAAGGCTGCCGTCTACGAGGAGCCCCTCCATGTGGCTGCTTGA
- a CDS encoding ABC transporter ATP-binding protein, which produces MLELRGVSKRVGEATHLADISLALQPGSLNVLLGPTLSGKTSLMRLMAGLDRPTSGTIHFDDADVTGVPVQKRDVAMVYQQFINYPAMTVYENIASPMRIARRSKAEIETTVARVAGLLKLTPYLDRLPLQLSGGQQQRTALARALAKNARLVLLDEPLANLDYKLREELRAELPKIFAESGAIFVYATAEPEEALLLGGNTATLKEGRITQFGPTVDVYRRPNTLDTARTFSDPPLNAVEVRKSGGIFLHESGFDLAVPPDFAGLADGTYAIGVRPHHLQPHAEAGMLTLPATVRVTEITGSESFVHMTCLGEPFVMLAHGIHDYRAGDDLTVSFAPRHLLVFDMNGDAVMGDGGRMAA; this is translated from the coding sequence ATGCTGGAATTGCGCGGCGTCAGCAAGCGCGTGGGCGAGGCGACGCACCTGGCGGACATTTCGCTCGCCCTGCAGCCCGGCTCGCTCAACGTCCTGCTCGGCCCGACCCTGTCCGGCAAGACCAGCCTCATGCGCCTCATGGCCGGGCTCGACCGCCCGACCTCCGGAACGATCCACTTCGATGACGCGGACGTCACCGGTGTCCCGGTCCAGAAGCGCGACGTCGCGATGGTCTACCAGCAGTTCATCAACTACCCGGCGATGACGGTGTACGAGAACATCGCCTCGCCGATGCGGATCGCCCGCAGGTCGAAGGCCGAGATCGAGACGACGGTCGCCCGCGTCGCCGGTCTCCTGAAGCTGACGCCCTACCTCGACCGCCTGCCGCTGCAGCTCTCGGGCGGCCAGCAGCAGCGCACGGCGCTGGCCCGGGCGCTCGCCAAGAACGCGCGCCTCGTGCTGCTCGACGAACCGCTCGCCAACCTCGACTACAAGCTGCGCGAGGAACTGCGGGCGGAGCTGCCGAAGATCTTCGCCGAATCGGGCGCGATCTTCGTCTACGCCACGGCCGAGCCGGAGGAGGCGCTGCTCCTCGGCGGCAACACCGCGACCCTCAAGGAGGGGCGGATCACCCAGTTCGGCCCGACGGTCGACGTCTACCGCCGTCCCAACACGCTCGACACCGCGCGGACCTTCTCGGACCCGCCGCTGAACGCGGTCGAGGTGAGGAAATCCGGCGGGATCTTCCTGCACGAGAGCGGCTTCGACCTCGCAGTGCCGCCGGACTTCGCGGGCCTTGCCGACGGGACCTACGCCATCGGCGTCCGACCGCACCACCTTCAGCCGCACGCCGAGGCGGGGATGCTGACGCTTCCCGCCACCGTGCGCGTCACCGAGATCACCGGATCGGAGAGCTTCGTGCACATGACGTGCCTGGGCGAGCCGTTCGTCATGCTGGCGCACGGCATCCACGACTACCGGGCGGGCGACGACCTCACGGTCTCGTTCGCGCCCCGGCATCTCCTCGTGTTCGACATGAACGGCGACGCCGTCATGGGCGACGGCGGACGGATGGCGGCCTGA
- a CDS encoding Fur family transcriptional regulator encodes MDDASADRLEQALRADGVRITRQRAAILKVLSEAGDHPDASELHRRARDIEETVSLATVYRTLAALEAQGIIHRHVFEGTPARFETADLPHHDHIIDIETGDVIEFQSEKIERLQQEIAKELGYEVVRHRLELYCRRPRKP; translated from the coding sequence ATGGATGATGCATCGGCAGATCGGTTGGAGCAGGCCCTGCGGGCGGACGGTGTGCGCATTACGCGCCAGCGCGCGGCCATTTTGAAGGTCCTGTCCGAGGCCGGCGACCATCCGGACGCCAGCGAGCTGCACCGCCGCGCGCGGGACATCGAGGAGACGGTGTCGCTGGCGACAGTCTACCGCACCCTCGCCGCGCTCGAGGCGCAGGGCATCATCCACAGGCACGTCTTCGAGGGCACGCCCGCCCGGTTCGAGACGGCGGACCTGCCACACCACGACCACATCATCGACATAGAGACCGGCGACGTCATCGAGTTCCAGTCGGAGAAGATCGAGCGGCTTCAGCAGGAGATCGCCAAGGAGCTCGGGTACGAGGTGGTCAGGCACCGGCTGGAGCTTTATTGCCGCAGGCCGCGCAAGCCCTGA
- a CDS encoding phosphoadenylyl-sulfate reductase — protein sequence MLDIPLRSVEARAADLDARYGELPPAELIATMAYHFFPDRMALVSSFGADSVTLLSIVAEVKPDLPVLFLQTGKHFDETLRYRDELTRRLGLTNVIDLYPEPLALARDDPDGTLHRSDPDACCAIRKVHPLARALKPYDAWITGRRRHQTFSRRGLPVIEADGTHIKLNPIASWTQEDVDAYIEDRDLPRHPLVAEGYPSIGCAPCTKRPAMGDDARAGRWDGSGKTECGIHWMR from the coding sequence ATGCTCGACATTCCCCTCCGCTCGGTCGAGGCTCGCGCTGCGGACCTCGATGCCCGCTACGGCGAGCTTCCCCCGGCCGAGCTCATCGCGACCATGGCTTATCATTTCTTCCCCGACCGGATGGCGCTGGTCTCTTCGTTCGGGGCCGACTCGGTCACGCTGCTGTCGATCGTCGCCGAGGTGAAGCCGGATCTGCCGGTCCTGTTCCTGCAGACCGGCAAGCACTTCGACGAGACGCTGCGCTATCGTGACGAGCTCACGCGCAGGCTCGGCCTCACCAACGTGATCGACCTCTATCCGGAGCCGCTTGCCCTCGCGCGGGACGACCCGGACGGAACGCTCCACCGGAGCGATCCGGACGCCTGCTGCGCCATCCGCAAGGTGCACCCGCTCGCCCGGGCCCTGAAACCCTACGACGCGTGGATCACCGGGCGGCGTCGGCACCAGACCTTCTCCCGGCGCGGGCTGCCCGTCATCGAGGCGGACGGCACGCACATCAAGCTCAACCCGATCGCGAGCTGGACCCAGGAGGACGTCGACGCCTACATCGAGGATCGCGATCTGCCGCGTCACCCGCTGGTGGCGGAAGGCTATCCCTCGATCGGCTGCGCGCCCTGCACCAAGCGCCCCGCCATGGGTGACGACGCCCGCGCCGGCCGCTGGGACGGCTCCGGCAAGACCGAGTGCGGCATCCACTGGATGCGCTGA
- a CDS encoding DUF934 domain-containing protein gives MWLLDAEGGFAHHDTVELGLEIAGEDVPDTIPAEPVVTIRFGGYADGRGYSTANRLRAMGYRGRLVAVGPLVPDQARHAFQSGFDAVAVDDAAVTRQGESAWANAMSLTVRELYMPRRGSRGPEHGIWAARHGQ, from the coding sequence ATGTGGCTGCTTGATGCCGAGGGCGGCTTCGCCCACCACGACACCGTCGAGCTGGGCCTCGAGATCGCCGGCGAGGATGTGCCCGACACGATCCCCGCCGAGCCCGTCGTCACCATCCGATTCGGCGGATACGCCGACGGGCGGGGCTACTCCACGGCCAATCGCCTCAGGGCGATGGGCTACCGGGGACGCCTCGTGGCCGTCGGCCCCCTGGTCCCCGACCAGGCCCGTCACGCCTTCCAGTCCGGGTTCGATGCGGTCGCAGTCGATGACGCAGCGGTCACCAGACAAGGCGAATCGGCATGGGCCAATGCCATGTCACTAACCGTGCGCGAGCTTTATATGCCAAGACGTGGCAGCCGTGGACCAGAACACGGTATCTGGGCCGCGCGACACGGTCAGTAA
- a CDS encoding DUF2849 domain-containing protein, translated as MAKEKRLAGPSVLTANEILTGAIVFWTGGGWSTEIAEAERAGPDARADLEETGRDEEDANRVVGAYLVALDPESSEPVLLRERRRLAGPSFALPTARQAA; from the coding sequence ATGGCGAAAGAGAAGCGGCTTGCGGGACCCTCGGTTCTGACGGCGAACGAGATCCTGACCGGCGCCATCGTCTTCTGGACGGGCGGCGGCTGGTCGACGGAGATCGCCGAGGCCGAGCGCGCCGGTCCCGACGCCCGGGCCGACCTCGAGGAGACCGGCCGCGACGAAGAGGACGCCAACCGCGTGGTCGGCGCCTACCTCGTCGCCCTCGACCCGGAGTCGAGCGAGCCGGTCCTGCTTCGCGAGCGTCGGCGTCTCGCCGGCCCCTCCTTCGCGCTCCCGACCGCACGCCAGGCGGCCTGA
- a CDS encoding GGDEF domain-containing protein — protein MVTPFGTSPTPNARDRATDQRVSAPIIDAIRLVLDVPYAAVVFPTSTPTQLGPNAQRIAAVVDSAIGEGRPVAVCDTLGPHSVDGTPAETPVRAVIAAPFVSPQHGCGAVVAFDIVPRDFAERDLAILAQFARCILSELHLSERADTDDLTGLTRRQPFTAALGLLLHEFAEHETPAVLSIVDLDHFKRINDGFGHAAGDLVLRLAAQAMRRVLGPDAILCRLGGEEFAIALPQYTLNMALPVLERTRRAIGTLAVPEHEGIAVSASFGVAPLNAALGTVSAWFKTADAALYTAKQSGRNQIRVGWQTRPDAETGATHAADQNGQRWSGLSIAI, from the coding sequence ATGGTGACCCCATTCGGCACGTCACCCACCCCCAACGCGCGCGACCGCGCGACGGACCAGCGCGTCAGCGCCCCCATCATCGACGCGATCCGCCTCGTCCTCGACGTGCCGTACGCGGCGGTCGTGTTCCCGACGAGCACACCCACGCAGCTCGGCCCGAACGCACAACGGATCGCCGCGGTGGTGGACAGCGCGATCGGCGAAGGACGGCCCGTCGCGGTCTGCGACACCCTCGGCCCCCACTCGGTCGACGGCACACCGGCCGAGACGCCGGTGCGGGCGGTCATCGCCGCCCCGTTCGTCTCGCCGCAGCACGGCTGCGGCGCGGTCGTCGCGTTCGACATCGTGCCGCGCGACTTCGCCGAGCGCGACCTCGCGATTCTCGCCCAGTTCGCGCGCTGCATCCTCAGCGAGTTGCACCTCAGCGAACGTGCCGACACCGACGACCTGACCGGCCTCACCCGCCGCCAGCCGTTCACCGCCGCGCTCGGCCTGCTCCTGCACGAGTTCGCGGAGCACGAGACGCCGGCGGTGCTGTCGATCGTCGACCTCGACCACTTCAAGCGCATCAACGACGGGTTCGGCCATGCCGCGGGCGACCTCGTGCTGCGGCTCGCCGCACAGGCCATGCGCCGCGTCCTCGGCCCGGACGCGATCCTGTGCCGTCTCGGCGGGGAGGAGTTCGCGATCGCGCTGCCGCAGTACACGCTGAACATGGCGCTGCCGGTGCTGGAGCGGACGCGCCGGGCGATCGGCACGCTCGCCGTGCCGGAACACGAGGGCATCGCCGTCAGCGCCAGCTTCGGCGTCGCGCCGCTGAACGCCGCGCTCGGCACCGTCTCAGCCTGGTTCAAGACCGCCGACGCCGCGCTCTATACCGCCAAGCAGTCCGGCCGGAACCAGATCCGCGTCGGTTGGCAGACGCGGCCCGACGCGGAGACCGGCGCCACCCACGCGGCGGACCAGAACGGCCAGCGCTGGAGCGGCCTCTCCATCGCGATCTGA